A genomic window from Rhodococcus sp. KBS0724 includes:
- a CDS encoding bifunctional GNAT family N-acetyltransferase/acetate--CoA ligase family protein, producing MDAAHNYPHEWVVDVLASDGGAVALRPIVPEDADKLVEFHGKLSERTRYLRYFGPYPTMSKRDVTNFTTVDHHNRVAFVMMLGDEIIAVGRYERLLDVGDGKSAEVAFVVADAHQGRGLGPILLEYLAAAAAENGLTMFVAEVLSENRNMVTVFREAGYQVSRSFDGGVLRLEFAIDPTEALVSVRNSRERAAEARSMGNVLSPRSVAVIGASADPAKVGNAVLTNLLRGGFTGPVYPVNAEHRSVHGVRAYKTVREIPDDVDLAVVAVPAESISSVLDDCLDKGVKALVVVSSGFSDSGPDGRTSERKLVHAARAHGMRLIGPNALGVANNDPAISLNATLAPVLPVAGNVGFFCQSGALGIAILDEAARSRIGLSAFVSAGNRADVSGNDLLQYWDSDQTTEVVLLYLESFGNPRKFSRIARRVARKKPIVAVKSGRHAVPPVLAATGVEIDDSVVRALFEQAGVIQVGSISQLFDCALLFGYQPLPAGPRLAVIGNSTALGVLAADAARSEGLQVSDPIDLGAQASPELFAAAVRDALASFDVDAVIAVFVPPVAIPVEPFAKALKDAVEGSDKPILTTFLAAEGVPEVLTVRDDAGNPTRGSVPSYPGPERAALALARAWRYAEWRSKPASKVVRPAGIDSERARQMVAAWLENSPGRWLSDFEAAELLACYGVDVVEFRSVLTADEAVEAADALGYPVVVKATGELWRHRPDLGGVRLDLVGPDSVRLAYSDLAAASGEPLLHVQKMAPKGIGCVVAVQDDPSFGSLISFGLAGVISDLLGDRAYRVLPLTEDAATELIDAPKAAPLLSGYRNAVPVNKGALVDLVQRISTLADDIPEVRELACEPVLASAVGAEITDARVRIGPEPSAVDLGPRRLR from the coding sequence GTGGATGCGGCGCACAACTATCCCCATGAATGGGTTGTCGACGTGCTCGCGTCGGACGGCGGCGCAGTTGCCCTGCGGCCGATCGTCCCCGAGGACGCGGACAAGCTTGTCGAATTCCACGGCAAGCTCTCCGAGCGCACGCGGTACCTGCGGTACTTCGGCCCGTATCCCACGATGTCCAAGCGCGACGTCACGAACTTCACGACGGTCGATCACCACAACCGGGTCGCGTTTGTCATGATGCTCGGCGACGAGATCATCGCCGTCGGCCGGTACGAGCGGCTCCTCGACGTCGGTGACGGCAAGTCGGCTGAGGTGGCGTTTGTTGTTGCCGACGCTCATCAGGGGCGCGGTCTGGGCCCCATCCTGCTCGAGTATCTGGCTGCGGCGGCTGCGGAGAACGGGCTGACGATGTTCGTGGCCGAGGTTCTGTCCGAGAACCGCAACATGGTCACGGTGTTCCGCGAGGCCGGGTATCAGGTCAGTCGATCGTTCGACGGGGGAGTGCTGCGCCTCGAGTTCGCGATCGACCCCACGGAAGCCCTTGTTTCCGTGCGTAATTCCCGGGAACGGGCGGCTGAGGCCCGGAGTATGGGCAACGTGCTCAGTCCGCGGTCCGTGGCCGTGATCGGAGCGTCGGCCGACCCGGCGAAGGTCGGTAACGCCGTTCTGACCAACCTCCTGCGCGGCGGATTCACGGGTCCGGTCTATCCGGTCAACGCCGAACATCGTTCGGTGCACGGAGTTCGGGCCTACAAGACTGTTCGCGAGATTCCCGACGACGTCGACTTGGCGGTTGTTGCCGTCCCCGCCGAATCCATCAGCTCGGTGCTCGACGACTGCCTCGACAAGGGCGTCAAGGCTCTGGTCGTCGTGTCGTCGGGGTTCAGTGACAGTGGCCCGGACGGTCGCACGTCGGAGCGAAAACTTGTCCACGCCGCACGCGCGCACGGGATGCGTCTTATCGGGCCCAATGCCCTCGGAGTGGCAAACAACGATCCGGCGATCTCCCTGAACGCGACGCTGGCTCCGGTTCTTCCCGTCGCGGGTAACGTCGGCTTCTTCTGCCAGTCGGGCGCTTTGGGAATTGCGATCCTCGACGAGGCCGCGCGCAGTCGAATCGGGCTGTCGGCCTTCGTCTCTGCCGGTAACCGGGCAGACGTGTCCGGAAATGACCTTCTGCAGTACTGGGATTCGGATCAGACCACCGAAGTGGTGCTCCTGTACTTGGAGAGCTTCGGTAACCCACGAAAGTTCTCCCGAATCGCACGGCGGGTGGCACGCAAGAAGCCGATCGTCGCGGTCAAGAGTGGACGCCACGCAGTGCCGCCGGTGCTGGCGGCCACCGGAGTCGAGATCGACGATTCGGTCGTTCGCGCTCTGTTCGAACAGGCCGGTGTCATCCAGGTCGGGTCGATCTCCCAATTGTTCGACTGCGCACTGCTGTTCGGTTACCAACCGTTGCCGGCCGGTCCACGCCTGGCCGTCATCGGCAACTCCACCGCTCTCGGTGTGCTGGCCGCAGACGCGGCCCGCAGTGAAGGGCTCCAAGTCAGCGATCCGATCGACCTGGGAGCGCAGGCCAGCCCCGAGTTGTTCGCGGCCGCTGTGCGTGATGCCTTGGCGTCCTTCGACGTCGACGCCGTCATCGCGGTGTTCGTCCCGCCGGTCGCCATCCCGGTCGAACCATTCGCGAAGGCACTCAAGGATGCGGTCGAGGGATCGGACAAGCCGATTCTCACGACGTTCCTCGCCGCGGAAGGTGTGCCGGAGGTGCTGACGGTCCGTGACGACGCCGGAAATCCGACGCGCGGGTCGGTGCCGTCGTATCCGGGACCCGAACGTGCGGCACTGGCGTTGGCGCGGGCCTGGAGATACGCCGAATGGCGAAGTAAGCCCGCGTCCAAGGTGGTGCGGCCCGCCGGAATCGACTCCGAACGGGCTCGCCAGATGGTAGCCGCGTGGCTCGAAAACTCGCCCGGCCGTTGGCTTTCCGACTTCGAGGCGGCGGAACTTCTGGCGTGCTACGGCGTCGACGTCGTCGAATTCCGCTCGGTCCTGACCGCCGACGAAGCTGTGGAGGCGGCCGACGCACTCGGGTACCCCGTGGTGGTGAAGGCAACCGGTGAATTGTGGCGGCACCGCCCGGATCTTGGTGGCGTCCGCCTCGATCTGGTCGGACCGGACTCTGTTCGGCTCGCGTACAGCGACCTGGCCGCAGCTTCGGGGGAGCCGCTCCTGCACGTGCAGAAAATGGCGCCCAAGGGCATCGGGTGTGTTGTGGCCGTGCAGGACGACCCGTCGTTCGGTTCACTGATCTCGTTCGGTCTGGCCGGCGTGATCTCGGATCTGCTCGGTGATCGGGCCTACCGAGTGCTACCGCTGACCGAGGACGCCGCCACCGAATTGATCGACGCTCCCAAGGCCGCGCCGCTGCTCTCCGGATACCGCAATGCCGTCCCCGTCAACAAGGGTGCGCTGGTGGATCTGGTTCAGCGGATCTCGACGTTGGCCGACGATATCCCCGAAGTACGGGAGCTTGCCTGCGAGCCGGTGCTGGCGTCGGCTGTCGGTGCCGAGATCACGGATGCCCGCGTGCGCATCGGGCCGGAGCCGAGTGCCGTGGATCTGGGACCCAGACGACTGCGTTAA
- a CDS encoding sigma-70 family RNA polymerase sigma factor translates to MTSPSTTTRIRPSAADLDAQSPSADLVRVYLNGIGRTALLTAADEVELAKRIEAGLYASHVLATGKRLTAAKKRDLATIVREGESARSHLLEANLRLVVSLAKRYTGRGMPLLDLIQEGNLGLIRAMEKFDYAKGFKFSTYATWWIRQAITRGMADQSRTIRLPVHLVEQVNKLARIKRELHQQLGREATDEELAEESGIPAHKIADLLDHSRDPVSLDMPVGSDEEAPLGDFIEDAEATSAENAVIAGLLHSDVRSVLGTLDEREQQVIRLRYGLDDGQPRTLDQIGKLFGLSRERVRQIEREVMGKLRVGDRAEKLRSYAS, encoded by the coding sequence ACCACTACTCGCATTCGTCCGAGCGCTGCGGATCTGGACGCCCAGAGCCCGTCAGCAGACCTGGTCCGTGTCTATCTGAACGGAATCGGTCGCACCGCACTGCTGACAGCAGCAGACGAAGTCGAACTGGCGAAGCGAATCGAAGCGGGGCTGTACGCCAGCCACGTTCTGGCTACGGGAAAGCGCCTGACAGCTGCCAAGAAGAGGGATCTCGCAACAATCGTTCGTGAGGGAGAGTCGGCACGTAGCCACCTCCTGGAAGCGAACCTGCGACTCGTCGTATCACTGGCCAAGCGATACACCGGACGCGGCATGCCGCTCCTGGACCTGATCCAGGAGGGAAACCTCGGTCTGATCCGCGCGATGGAGAAGTTCGACTACGCCAAGGGCTTCAAGTTCTCGACGTACGCCACCTGGTGGATTCGCCAGGCCATCACGCGCGGAATGGCTGATCAGAGCCGCACCATCCGCCTACCAGTCCATCTTGTCGAGCAGGTCAACAAGCTGGCCCGCATCAAACGCGAACTCCATCAGCAGCTCGGACGCGAAGCGACCGACGAGGAATTGGCGGAAGAGTCGGGAATCCCGGCGCACAAGATCGCCGATCTCCTCGACCACAGCCGCGACCCGGTAAGCCTGGACATGCCGGTCGGCAGCGACGAAGAAGCACCTTTGGGTGACTTCATCGAAGATGCCGAGGCAACGTCGGCCGAGAACGCCGTCATCGCCGGTTTGCTGCACAGCGACGTCCGCAGCGTGCTCGGCACCCTCGACGAGCGTGAGCAGCAGGTCATCCGTCTGCGCTACGGCCTCGACGACGGTCAGCCGCGCACCCTCGACCAGATCGGCAAGCTCTTCGGGCTCTCCCGCGAGCGCGTGCGTCAGATCGAGCGTGAGGTCATGGGCAAGCTTCGTGTCGGCGATCGTGCCGAGAAGCTGCGCTCCTACGCCAGCTGA
- a CDS encoding acetoin utilization protein AcuC, translating to MTASIRSDEDPTTPRANRVVVWSPEYLSYRWSNDHPMNPTRLDLTMELSRGLGLLEGIEFLEPTPASDVDLLRIHTPAYVAAVKSAGHSASNGVTGADVPHGLGTEDNPVFPQMHEASAILAGGSLAAAKEIASGRTRRAVSIGGGMHHAMADWASGFCVYNDAAVAISWLLDNGYDRIAYIDVDAHHGDGVQHAFLGDPRVLTVSLHQHPATLWPNTGWSSEVGDGAAEGTAVNIPVLPGTVDALWLRAFHAVVPGAIAAFRPQIIISQCGVDSHREDPLADLALTVDGQRAAFLAMRDLADRYSEGRWLAVGGGGYGLVRIVPRAWTHLIAAALDRDIDVNTPLPDGWKETTGAMAPGVELPETMGDGGDINFSKWDGPGGTPETGVASVDRALTRIDSAIIATRRAAFPLLGLDPEDPRD from the coding sequence ATGACCGCCTCGATCAGATCTGACGAGGACCCCACGACGCCTCGAGCAAATCGAGTTGTGGTGTGGAGTCCGGAGTACCTGAGTTATCGGTGGAGTAACGATCACCCGATGAATCCGACCCGCCTCGACCTGACGATGGAACTCTCCCGTGGCCTCGGACTGCTCGAGGGTATCGAGTTCCTCGAACCCACACCTGCCAGTGACGTCGACCTCCTCCGCATACACACGCCCGCGTACGTTGCCGCCGTCAAATCGGCCGGCCACTCTGCTTCCAACGGTGTTACCGGTGCGGATGTTCCCCACGGTCTCGGGACCGAGGACAACCCGGTTTTCCCACAGATGCACGAGGCGAGCGCAATTCTTGCCGGTGGTTCCCTGGCCGCTGCCAAGGAAATCGCGTCGGGTCGCACCCGTCGTGCGGTCAGCATCGGCGGCGGAATGCATCACGCGATGGCTGACTGGGCATCGGGATTCTGTGTATACAACGATGCGGCCGTCGCGATCTCCTGGCTCCTCGACAACGGGTACGACCGCATCGCGTACATCGACGTCGACGCACATCACGGTGACGGTGTGCAGCACGCTTTTCTCGGTGACCCACGAGTCTTGACGGTGTCCCTGCATCAGCATCCGGCAACACTGTGGCCGAATACCGGGTGGTCAAGCGAAGTCGGGGACGGCGCAGCGGAGGGAACAGCTGTCAACATCCCGGTGCTGCCGGGAACCGTGGACGCATTGTGGCTGCGGGCATTCCACGCGGTGGTGCCCGGAGCGATCGCCGCGTTCCGGCCGCAGATCATCATCAGCCAGTGCGGCGTCGACTCGCATCGGGAAGACCCGCTGGCCGATCTGGCATTGACCGTCGACGGTCAACGAGCTGCGTTTCTCGCGATGCGTGATCTCGCCGATCGTTACAGCGAAGGGCGTTGGCTCGCAGTCGGTGGTGGCGGATACGGACTGGTGCGGATCGTGCCGCGGGCGTGGACGCATCTCATCGCCGCTGCGCTCGATCGTGACATCGACGTGAATACGCCGCTTCCGGACGGTTGGAAGGAAACGACCGGGGCGATGGCGCCGGGCGTGGAACTTCCCGAGACCATGGGGGACGGCGGCGACATCAACTTCTCGAAGTGGGACGGGCCCGGCGGTACTCCCGAGACGGGAGTGGCGTCGGTGGACCGAGCGCTCACCCGCATCGATTCCGCCATCATCGCGACGCGCCGCGCTGCGTTTCCGCTTCTCGGACTCGACCCGGAGGATCCCCGTGACTGA
- a CDS encoding metal-dependent transcriptional regulator yields MKDLVDTTEMYLRTIYDLEEEGVVPLRARIAERLEQSGPTVSQTVARMERDGLLMVAGDRHLELTDKGRDLAVSVMRKHRLAERLLVDIIGLKWEDVHAEACRWEHVMSEDVERRLVVVLNNPTTSPYGNPIPGLDQLGLDGPSNPAETLMRLTDVPAGKPTAVVVRRLAEHVQSDPDVIAQLRDAGVVPDARVTVETRPGSVTIIVPGHDGVELAEEMAHAVQVKLV; encoded by the coding sequence GTGAAGGATCTAGTCGACACCACGGAGATGTATCTCCGGACGATCTACGACTTGGAAGAAGAGGGCGTTGTCCCACTCCGGGCGCGGATCGCCGAACGGCTCGAACAGAGCGGACCCACCGTCAGCCAGACTGTTGCGCGCATGGAGCGTGACGGACTGCTGATGGTTGCCGGCGATCGACACCTGGAGCTCACCGACAAGGGCCGCGACCTGGCCGTTTCGGTCATGCGTAAGCACCGCTTGGCAGAACGACTGCTGGTGGACATCATCGGCTTGAAGTGGGAAGACGTGCATGCCGAGGCGTGCCGCTGGGAGCATGTGATGAGCGAGGACGTCGAGCGCCGACTCGTCGTCGTGCTGAACAACCCCACCACATCGCCGTACGGCAATCCCATTCCCGGGCTGGATCAGCTGGGCCTCGACGGCCCGAGCAATCCTGCCGAAACCTTGATGCGTCTCACCGACGTTCCGGCGGGCAAGCCGACGGCCGTCGTTGTGCGCAGGCTCGCCGAGCACGTGCAGTCCGATCCCGATGTGATCGCGCAGCTGCGTGACGCAGGCGTTGTTCCGGATGCCCGAGTGACCGTTGAGACCCGCCCAGGTTCGGTCACCATCATCGTGCCCGGACACGACGGTGTGGAGTTGGCAGAAGAAATGGCGCACGCCGTACAGGTAAAGCTGGTCTGA